The Solidesulfovibrio sp. genome has a segment encoding these proteins:
- a CDS encoding glycosyltransferase family 9 protein, with protein MARTLVVQLARIGDLAQSRRLLSGLARRGEVHLAVDRSLTALAARLYPFAVVHGLPAHGAPGQGPLAAAERIRAARPVFEALSATACDKVFTLNFSPLGMAVAALFPPEVQRGYRQFSGQTDKDAVLRLVFRLARDRRGAGLNLADIWAHLDDDPLPPGEVNPPAAPRGGGLGVALAGRAARRSLPPEVLAPLVRTAFLAMGAKRVTLFGTAAQAGEARALLRRLDGPVREACVDATGQTDLPGLVEALSGLDRLLTPDTGAMHLAAFAGVPVTAFFLSSAWSHETGPYGEGHTVWQHTVPCAPCLESAPCDKGLLCLPPFADPAFLRCLAAPARAAPPAGLVGLSTGCDALGAVCRPFCGQDPTRARRLALRAFLTRRLAGDAADGVDAALGHDLAESLSLETDWVLPPPGRTLSGEW; from the coding sequence ATGGCGCGCACGCTCGTGGTGCAGTTGGCCCGCATCGGGGACCTGGCCCAAAGCCGCCGGCTGCTGTCGGGACTGGCCCGACGGGGGGAGGTACACCTGGCCGTGGACCGGTCCCTGACCGCCCTGGCCGCGAGGCTCTATCCCTTCGCCGTCGTCCACGGCCTGCCGGCCCACGGCGCGCCGGGCCAGGGGCCACTGGCCGCGGCCGAACGCATCCGGGCGGCCCGGCCCGTTTTCGAGGCCCTTTCCGCCACGGCCTGCGACAAGGTCTTCACCCTCAACTTCTCGCCGCTGGGCATGGCCGTCGCCGCCCTGTTCCCGCCCGAGGTCCAGCGCGGCTACCGCCAGTTTTCCGGCCAGACGGACAAGGACGCGGTCCTGCGCCTGGTCTTTCGCCTGGCCCGGGACCGGCGCGGGGCGGGCCTCAACCTGGCCGACATCTGGGCGCACCTCGACGACGATCCGCTGCCCCCGGGCGAGGTCAACCCGCCGGCCGCGCCGCGGGGCGGCGGGCTCGGCGTGGCCCTGGCCGGCCGGGCGGCCAGGCGCTCCCTGCCGCCGGAGGTGCTGGCCCCCCTCGTGCGCACGGCCTTCCTGGCCATGGGGGCCAAGCGGGTGACGCTTTTCGGCACGGCCGCCCAGGCCGGGGAAGCCCGGGCGCTGCTGCGGCGCCTGGACGGCCCGGTGCGGGAGGCCTGCGTCGACGCCACGGGCCAAACCGACCTGCCGGGACTGGTCGAGGCCCTGTCCGGCCTCGACCGGCTCCTGACCCCGGACACCGGGGCCATGCACCTGGCCGCTTTCGCCGGCGTGCCGGTCACGGCCTTTTTCCTGTCCTCGGCCTGGAGCCACGAGACCGGCCCGTACGGGGAAGGGCATACCGTGTGGCAGCACACCGTGCCCTGCGCCCCCTGCCTGGAGTCGGCCCCGTGCGACAAGGGGCTTCTCTGCCTGCCGCCCTTCGCCGATCCGGCCTTCCTGCGCTGCCTGGCCGCCCCGGCCAGGGCCGCGCCGCCGGCGGGCCTCGTGGGGTTGTCCACGGGCTGCGACGCGTTGGGGGCGGTGTGCCGGCCGTTTTGCGGCCAGGACCCGACCCGGGCCCGGCGCCTGGCCCTGCGCGCCTTTCTCACCCGCCGCCTGGCCGGGGACGCGGCCGACGGCGTGGACGCCGCCCTGGGCCACGACCTGGCCGAGAGCCTGAGCCTGGAAACGGACTGGGTCCTGCCCCCGCCTGGCCGGACGCTTTCCGGGGAGTGGTAG
- a CDS encoding bifunctional precorrin-2 dehydrogenase/sirohydrochlorin ferrochelatase yields the protein MRYYPLYVNLRGKRCLVVGAGQVGRRKIATLAACGPDEVLVLDRDPPAAVVEELAARPEVVFERRGFAPADLDGRFLVIAATDDEALNWAISRECAARGILCNIVDQPEKCSFIVPALFTRGDLTVAISTGGASPALARKIRQGLGEFLGAEYGALLVLMSTLRPMVLELGLPTEENSNIFRKLVNSSLLEALERGDDAAAAAVLRDILPPALHGEAAGLIDGALGHAGD from the coding sequence ATGCGGTATTATCCTCTCTACGTCAATCTGCGCGGCAAGCGCTGCCTGGTGGTCGGCGCGGGCCAGGTGGGCCGGCGCAAGATCGCCACCCTGGCCGCCTGCGGCCCGGACGAGGTCCTCGTCCTCGACCGCGATCCGCCGGCCGCGGTGGTGGAAGAGCTCGCCGCCCGGCCCGAGGTGGTCTTTGAGCGCCGGGGCTTCGCGCCGGCCGACCTCGACGGCCGCTTCCTGGTCATCGCCGCCACGGACGACGAGGCGCTCAACTGGGCCATCAGCCGGGAATGCGCCGCGCGGGGCATCCTGTGCAACATCGTGGACCAGCCGGAAAAATGCAGCTTCATCGTGCCGGCCCTTTTTACCCGGGGCGACCTGACCGTGGCCATCTCCACGGGCGGGGCCTCGCCGGCCCTGGCCCGCAAGATCCGCCAGGGGCTGGGGGAATTCCTCGGCGCCGAATACGGCGCGCTGCTGGTGCTCATGAGCACGCTGCGGCCCATGGTCCTGGAACTGGGCCTGCCCACCGAGGAAAATTCGAATATTTTCCGCAAGCTTGTCAACTCGTCCCTGCTCGAGGCCCTGGAGCGCGGCGACGACGCCGCCGCCGCCGCCGTGCTGCGGGACATCCTGCCGCCCGCCCTGCACGGCGAGGCGGCGGGGCTCATCGACGGAGCCCTTGGCCATGCCGGCGATTAA
- a CDS encoding cytochrome c biogenesis protein CcsA, with protein MPAINILFLCVLTAYFLGATLHLAGVVAGRTPLRRAGEGLTVAGFALHTADLAMLLATERGAALLSGEFYFSLLAWSLLAICLLLWWRLRLEMLGLLAAPLALFLFLSSQAVTATRMPLPKALGGLFFGLHIGALFLAISLLAMASGAGAAYLYLDRKIKTKEKLSGFSKALPALSTCDTVNRWAVMTGFPLYTIGLLSGFIWAKLTWNRIFSYDPKEITAICVWLLFAFLFHQRVFLGWRGRKPARLAMWLFGLTLVSMLVINFFMPTHHSFARYIDGASNLPVWPQP; from the coding sequence ATGCCGGCGATTAACATCCTCTTTTTGTGCGTCCTGACCGCCTACTTCCTGGGGGCCACCCTGCATTTGGCCGGCGTGGTGGCGGGCAGGACGCCGCTGCGGCGCGCCGGCGAGGGGCTGACCGTGGCCGGGTTCGCCCTGCACACGGCCGACCTGGCCATGCTGCTCGCCACCGAACGCGGCGCGGCCCTGCTTTCGGGCGAATTCTACTTCAGCCTCCTGGCCTGGAGCCTGCTTGCGATCTGCCTGCTTTTGTGGTGGCGGCTGCGCCTGGAGATGCTCGGGCTTCTGGCCGCGCCCCTGGCCCTGTTCCTGTTCCTGTCCTCCCAGGCGGTCACGGCCACGCGCATGCCGTTGCCCAAGGCCCTGGGCGGGCTTTTCTTCGGGCTGCACATCGGGGCGCTGTTTCTGGCCATAAGCCTGCTCGCCATGGCCAGCGGCGCGGGCGCGGCCTACCTGTACCTGGACCGCAAGATCAAGACCAAGGAGAAGCTGTCCGGCTTTTCCAAGGCCCTGCCGGCCCTGTCCACCTGCGACACGGTCAACCGTTGGGCGGTCATGACCGGCTTTCCGCTCTACACCATCGGGCTTCTCTCCGGCTTCATCTGGGCCAAGCTCACCTGGAACCGCATTTTTTCCTATGACCCCAAGGAGATCACGGCCATCTGCGTCTGGCTGCTGTTCGCCTTCCTGTTTCACCAGCGCGTGTTCCTGGGCTGGCGCGGCCGCAAGCCCGCCCGCCTGGCCATGTGGCTTTTCGGCCTGACGCTCGTGTCCATGCTCGTGATCAATTTTTTCATGCCAACCCATCACAGTTTCGCACGATATATCGATGGAGCATCAAATCTACCTGTTTGGCCTCAACCATAA
- the hemA gene encoding glutamyl-tRNA reductase — MEHQIYLFGLNHKTAGVEVREAFALGERPKLGESLVRGEARLREALVLSTCNRVEVLVADTPGRDVRPAVLGAWAEHCGQDAAALAPHLYEHKGLDAVNHLFCVASGLDSLVLGEPQILGQLKAAYRHAVTLGTAGVITNRLCHKAFSVAKKVRTATGIGASAVSVSYAAVELAKRIFGEMAGKRAMLVGAGEMAELAALHLLNAGVSEILVANRTYARAEELAARFKGRPVAFDEFIARLPEADIVISSTGAPNVVIKARDVRSVLKARKHKPMFFIDIAVPRDIDPDVNSLDNVYLYDIDDLQEVVEENLAQRREEAARARDIIGLQVERFGEWLKSLDVKPTIVDLLTAGEDLARRELAKTLRRLGPDVSDETRRAIETLSLSISHKLLHEPIAFLKRRAKEEKGDRFIDLTRRMYNLDREGVPPNAHADRKPPEDGTALPDLDATEDSE, encoded by the coding sequence ATGGAGCATCAAATCTACCTGTTTGGCCTCAACCATAAGACCGCCGGGGTCGAAGTCCGGGAGGCGTTCGCCCTGGGCGAGAGGCCCAAGCTCGGCGAGTCGTTGGTGCGCGGCGAGGCCCGCCTGCGCGAGGCCCTCGTGCTGTCCACCTGCAACCGGGTGGAGGTGCTGGTGGCCGACACGCCGGGCCGCGACGTGCGGCCGGCGGTGCTGGGCGCCTGGGCCGAGCACTGCGGCCAGGACGCGGCCGCCCTTGCCCCCCACCTCTACGAGCACAAGGGGCTCGACGCCGTGAACCACCTGTTTTGCGTGGCCTCGGGGCTCGATTCCCTGGTGCTCGGCGAACCGCAGATCCTCGGGCAGCTCAAGGCCGCCTACCGCCACGCCGTGACGCTGGGCACGGCCGGGGTCATCACCAACCGGCTGTGCCACAAGGCCTTTTCCGTGGCGAAAAAGGTGCGCACGGCCACGGGCATCGGCGCTTCCGCCGTGTCGGTCAGCTACGCCGCCGTGGAACTGGCCAAGCGCATCTTCGGCGAAATGGCCGGCAAGCGGGCCATGCTCGTGGGCGCCGGGGAGATGGCGGAACTGGCCGCCCTGCACCTGCTCAACGCCGGCGTCTCGGAGATCCTCGTCGCCAACCGCACCTACGCCCGGGCCGAGGAACTGGCCGCCCGGTTCAAGGGCCGGCCCGTGGCCTTCGACGAATTCATCGCGCGACTTCCCGAGGCGGACATCGTCATCAGCTCCACCGGCGCGCCAAACGTGGTCATCAAAGCCCGGGACGTGCGCTCGGTGCTCAAGGCCCGCAAGCACAAGCCCATGTTTTTCATCGATATCGCGGTGCCTCGCGATATCGACCCCGACGTCAACAGCCTGGACAACGTCTACCTCTACGACATCGACGACCTCCAGGAAGTGGTCGAGGAGAACCTGGCCCAGCGGCGCGAGGAAGCGGCCCGCGCCCGGGACATCATCGGCTTGCAGGTGGAACGCTTCGGCGAATGGCTCAAGTCCCTGGACGTCAAGCCGACCATCGTGGATCTGCTGACGGCCGGCGAGGACCTCGCCCGCCGCGAACTGGCCAAGACCCTGCGCCGCCTCGGCCCCGACGTCAGCGACGAAACCCGACGGGCCATCGAAACCCTGTCCCTGTCCATCAGCCACAAATTGCTCCACGAGCCCATCGCGTTCCTCAAACGCCGGGCCAAGGAGGAAAAAGGCGACAGGTTCATCGATCTCACCCGCCGCATGTACAACCTGGACCGCGAGGGCGTGCCGCCGAATGCCCACGCGGACCGGAAACCGCCCGAAGACGGGACCGCCCTCCCCGACCTCGATGCGACGGAAGACAGCGAGTAA
- a CDS encoding adenylate kinase — protein MNILTFGPNGSGKGTQGSLVKKKYNLAHIESGAIFREHIGGGTELGKKAKGYIDKGELVPDEITIPMILETLKAKGGNGWLLDGFPRNMVQAEKLWEALQKEGMPLDYVIEILLPREIAKNRIMGRRLCVNDPNHPNNIFIDAIKPNGDKCRVCGGDLKTRSDDQDEAAIGKRHDIYYDTTTGTLAAAYFYKKLAAEGKTKYIELNGEGSIDSIKETLLAQLA, from the coding sequence GTGAATATCCTTACGTTCGGTCCCAACGGCAGCGGCAAGGGCACCCAGGGTTCCCTGGTGAAAAAGAAATACAATCTGGCCCACATCGAGTCCGGGGCGATCTTCCGCGAGCATATCGGCGGCGGCACCGAGCTCGGCAAAAAGGCCAAGGGCTACATCGACAAGGGCGAGCTGGTCCCCGACGAGATCACCATCCCCATGATCCTGGAGACCCTCAAGGCCAAGGGTGGCAACGGCTGGCTCCTCGACGGCTTCCCCCGCAACATGGTCCAGGCCGAAAAGCTCTGGGAAGCCCTGCAAAAGGAAGGCATGCCGCTCGATTACGTCATCGAGATCTTGCTCCCCCGCGAGATCGCCAAAAACCGCATCATGGGCCGCCGCCTGTGCGTCAACGACCCCAACCACCCCAACAACATCTTCATCGACGCCATAAAGCCCAACGGCGACAAGTGCCGGGTGTGCGGCGGCGACCTCAAGACCCGCTCCGACGACCAGGACGAGGCCGCCATCGGCAAGCGCCACGACATCTACTACGACACCACCACCGGCACCCTGGCCGCCGCCTATTTCTACAAGAAGCTGGCCGCCGAGGGCAAAACCAAGTACATCGAACTCAACGGCGAGGGTTCCATCGACTCCATCAAGGAAACCCTGCTGGCCCAGCTCGCCTAG
- a CDS encoding menaquinone biosynthesis protein has product MDTGPLRLGRIAYLNVWPLYESLIPAFPEGPDVAYVPGHPSALNAALAEGRIDAAPASAFAYLARPDAFTLLPGLCIRAAVAPIRSVLLLSPVPLAELPGHLRRTGDPVLLSGASASSNALVRVLWRFAWKFPEARFEAVPPGTGLPTGKPFVEIGDLALGRYLDPPAGWHVTDLGQAWFDYAATPFVFALWIVRQGLAGRRLAALARLHEALLTINAGLPEALPRLVGAPSRPEWIDQAALLSYLRVVNYDLDAPAKASLILFAEHCREMGLVEAVPGLRFAL; this is encoded by the coding sequence ATGGATACCGGCCCTTTGCGGCTTGGCCGCATCGCCTACCTCAACGTCTGGCCGCTCTATGAATCCCTGATCCCGGCCTTTCCCGAGGGGCCGGACGTCGCCTATGTCCCGGGCCATCCCTCCGCGCTCAACGCCGCCTTGGCCGAAGGCCGCATCGACGCCGCCCCGGCCTCGGCCTTCGCCTACCTGGCCCGGCCGGACGCCTTCACGTTGCTCCCGGGCCTGTGCATCCGGGCGGCGGTCGCCCCCATCCGAAGCGTGCTGCTGCTCTCCCCCGTGCCCCTGGCGGAGCTGCCCGGCCATTTGCGCCGCACCGGCGACCCGGTGCTGCTGTCCGGGGCCTCGGCCAGCTCCAACGCCCTGGTGCGCGTGCTGTGGCGCTTCGCCTGGAAGTTCCCCGAGGCCCGCTTCGAGGCCGTGCCCCCGGGCACGGGCCTGCCCACGGGCAAGCCCTTCGTGGAGATCGGCGACCTGGCCCTCGGCCGCTACCTCGACCCGCCGGCCGGCTGGCACGTCACGGACCTGGGCCAGGCCTGGTTCGACTACGCCGCCACCCCCTTCGTCTTCGCCCTGTGGATCGTGCGGCAAGGGCTCGCCGGCCGGCGCCTCGCCGCCCTGGCCCGGCTCCACGAGGCGCTCCTGACCATCAACGCCGGCCTGCCGGAGGCCCTGCCACGGCTCGTGGGCGCCCCGTCGCGGCCGGAATGGATCGACCAGGCCGCGCTTCTTTCCTATTTGCGGGTGGTCAATTACGATCTCGATGCCCCGGCCAAGGCGAGCCTCATCCTGTTCGCCGAACACTGCCGGGAAATGGGCCTCGTCGAGGCCGTGCCGGGCCTGCGCTTCGCCCTGTAG
- a CDS encoding phosphatase, with protein MRDAPRPLPWPRLAGLLALALCLAFADTPPAGAKPGRGETARPVLIYDYPPGQALPIHFRLADGGPKGDPGQAALRLSGSSQFDAPGLDNLARFLPGPLTVVDLRQESHGFLNGRPVSWFSPQDRANAGKTPAQAAADERARLRRLSDTATAAVTVILAKNARGGIGESERLAVDVTDVVDEAKLAADRGLSSLRLYVPDHMAPDAAQVDRFVAYCRAMAPGTWLHVHCHAGDGRTTTFMVLYALLNNPGGESLEAIAAKQAAAGGIDLLGNPPTGWKRAMYLARADFLRQFAAYAAANPGGAPLTFRQWRAAAR; from the coding sequence ATGCGCGACGCTCCCCGCCCCCTGCCCTGGCCGCGACTGGCCGGCCTGCTCGCCCTGGCGCTTTGCCTGGCCTTTGCGGACACCCCGCCGGCCGGAGCGAAACCCGGCCGGGGCGAAACGGCCCGGCCGGTCCTCATCTATGATTACCCGCCCGGCCAGGCCCTGCCCATCCACTTCCGCCTGGCCGACGGCGGCCCCAAGGGCGACCCCGGCCAGGCGGCCTTGCGCCTTTCGGGCAGTTCGCAGTTCGACGCCCCGGGCCTGGACAACCTGGCCCGCTTCCTGCCCGGGCCGCTGACCGTGGTGGACCTGCGCCAGGAATCCCACGGCTTTTTGAACGGCCGGCCCGTCAGCTGGTTTTCGCCGCAAGATAGGGCCAACGCCGGCAAGACGCCGGCCCAGGCGGCGGCGGACGAACGCGCCCGCTTGCGCCGCCTGTCCGATACGGCCACGGCCGCGGTAACGGTGATCCTGGCGAAGAATGCCCGGGGCGGCATCGGGGAGTCCGAGCGGCTGGCCGTGGACGTGACGGACGTGGTCGACGAGGCGAAACTGGCGGCCGACCGGGGGCTTAGCTCCCTGCGCCTGTACGTGCCGGACCACATGGCCCCGGACGCGGCGCAGGTCGACCGGTTCGTTGCCTATTGCCGGGCCATGGCCCCGGGCACTTGGCTGCACGTCCACTGCCACGCCGGGGACGGGCGCACCACGACCTTCATGGTGCTTTACGCCCTGCTCAATAATCCCGGCGGCGAAAGCCTGGAGGCCATCGCGGCGAAGCAGGCGGCGGCCGGCGGCATCGACCTCCTGGGCAATCCCCCGACCGGCTGGAAAAGGGCCATGTACCTGGCCCGGGCGGACTTCCTGCGGCAGTTCGCCGCCTATGCGGCGGCCAATCCCGGCGGCGCGCCCCTGACGTTTCGCCAGTGGCGGGCCGCGGCGCGGTAG